One window of the Eucalyptus grandis isolate ANBG69807.140 chromosome 8, ASM1654582v1, whole genome shotgun sequence genome contains the following:
- the LOC120287037 gene encoding uncharacterized protein LOC120287037: protein MSPPSDLYPRSRTDISENSAGIRVSRHEFLDQQLLRLLGFERDARSKLWVSINLPDNEISLLRSRRNLSFSESSAAESPTSPSPSLHSSSLASASIGRIFKGKAPATARVSLENGGSGGDPSGGRQAYRSTRTVVEVLRELDADIVALQDVKAEEEREMKPLSELAAALGMSYAFAESWAPEYGNAVRSRWPIKHWKVQKIFDDTDLRNVLKATIEVPHVGEVNFQCTHLDHLDENWRMRQVGAIIQSSDSPHILAGGLNSLDETDYSQERWTDIVKYYEEMGKPTPKVEVMRFLKSKQYTDAKDFAGECESVVFIAKGQSVQGTCKYGTRVDYLLASPDCPYKFIPGSYSVLSSKGTSDHHIVKVDVTKCENNPPHESNGNNNKITKKRRRQCKHQAVVKISGTAPPSNGIWTTNTLSKVE from the exons ATGTCACCGCCTTCGGATCTCTACCCTCGGAGCCGAACTGATATCTCTGAAAACTCGGCGGGAATCCGAGTCTCGCGCCACGAGTTCCTCGATCAGCAGCTGCTCCGTCTTCTAGGGTTCGAGAGG GACGCGAGATCGAAGCTCTGGGTCTCCATCAACCTGCCGGACAACGAAATCTCCCTCCTCCGCAGCCGGCGGAACCTGAGCTTCAGCGAATCGTCCGCCGCCGAATCTCCaacttctccttctccatctctcCACTCCTCGTCCTTGGCCTCAGCGTCGATCGGTCGAATCTTCAAAGGGAAGGCTCCGGCGAcggcaagggtgagcctcgaGAACGGCGGTAGCGGCGGCGACCCCAGCGGCGGCCGGCAGGCGTACAGGAGCACGAGGACGGTGGTGGAGGTGCTGCGGGAGCTGGACGCGGACATAGTGGCGCTGCAGGACGtgaaggcggaggaggagagggagatgaAGCCGCTGTCGGAGCTGGCGGCGGCGCTGGGGATGAGCTACGCGTTCGCCGAGAGCTGGGCGCCGGAGTACGGCAACGCCGTCCGCTCCCGGTGGCCGATCAAGCACTGGAAGGTCCAGAAGATATTCGACGACACCGATCTCAG GAATGTTCTGAAGGCAACAATAGAAGTGCCCCATGTTGGGGAAGTGAACTTCCAGTGCACCCACCTGGATCATCTCGACGAGAACTGGCGGATGAGGCAAGTCGGCGCCATCATCCAGTCGAGCGACTCTCCCCACATCTTGGCTGGTGGCCTCAACTCTCTCGATGAGACCGATTACTCGCAAGAGCGGTGGACCGACATCGTCAAG TACTATGAAGAGATGGGAAAACCGACCCCAAAGGTTGAAGTCATGCGGTTTCTGAAGAGCAAGCAGTACACAGATGCTAAGGACTTTGCTGGAGAATGCGAGTCCGTGGTCTTCATTGCCAAAGGACAAA GTGTGCAAGGGACGTGCAAATACGGAACGAGGGTGGACTACCTACTGGCGTCACCAGATTGTCCATACAAGTTCATTCCAGGGTCGTATTCGGTCCTGTCATCGAAAGGGACATCGGATCACCACATCGTAAAGGTCGACGTAACGAAATGCGAAAACAACCCTCCCCATGAAAGCAATGGGAACAACAATAAAATTACCAAGAAAAGGCGACGACAGTGCAAGCACCAGGCTGTTGTAAAGATCTCAGGCACAGCTCCTCCATCGAACGGTATATGGACAACGAACACATTAAGCAAAGTCGAATGA
- the LOC104416593 gene encoding rust resistance kinase Lr10 isoform X2, with amino-acid sequence MENDHEAGTSCHAKKNHLCAPSACGEIRNISYPFRLKGDPKNCGKSLFELACENNRTVLHLHASRYYVKSIHYSDYFNKDIFGGNITVVDDGLQKNNCSSLPRYSLAHSNLSLYDRSNIFEAPSSVSVAFMKCSQPITSTSYIDTKPCIEGYAASTPPYFSPTKVYSYAVLGDLQVGDIKDSCTVTMMALAGDQISGRKENQNGSLPYKDLHNLMVEGFTLSYPSYIFEGRSFPCYFLSFGYRKEYCGYYFRTPNSSWAMHWLAAPVGRSLAFPLANYVAAKFIVGAPCVLILLIYKWMRRHRAMDANIEEFLQVQNNFLPIRYSYSDIKKITKNFKCKLGEGGYGSVYRGILRSGNEVAVKILNKPESNGQDFISEVATIGRIHHVNVVQLVGFCFDYSKQALVYDFMPNGSLDKHISNKDGDDPLDYKKMHEISLGIARGIEYLHRGCDMQILHFDIKPHNILLDQSFTPKISDFGLAKLYPIGHSIVSLTAARGTLGYMAPELFYKDIGGISYKADVYSFGMMLMEMARRRRNINAHAEHSSQIYFPRWIYDQLSKEKEIERVEVIEEERETRKMIIVALWCIQLSPNDRPSMRTVLDMLEGDIDKLQLPPKPLWYPGEAPTNDDNNEIELEMVSSSSSAPIISSSYQFDHDNEFTKSCIV; translated from the exons ATGGAAAATGATCATGAAGCAG GGACGAGCTGCCATGCGAAGAAGAATCACTTGTGTGCCCCTTCAGCTTGCGGTGAGATCCGTAACATAAGTTATCCTTTTCGATTGAAAGGCGATCCAAAAAACTGCGGTAAGTCTCTCTTTGAGCTAGCTTGTGAAAATAACCGCACTGTTCTACATCTACATGCCAGCCGATATTATGTAAAGTCGATCCATTATAGTGACTATTTTAATAAAGATATATTCGGTGGTAATATCACGGTGGTTGACGATGGACTGCAAAAGAATAATTGCTCGTCCCTTCCTCGTTACTCATTGGCGCACTCCAACCTCAGTTTATATGATCGATCCAACATTTTTGAGGCACCCTCATCAGTGTCCGTGGCCTTCATGAAGTGCTCGCAACCTATTACATCTACTTCGTATATTGATACCAAACCTTGTATTGAGGGATACGCTGCCAGCACACCTCCTTATTTTTCCCCAACGAAGGTGTACTCATACGCTGTACTCGGAGATCTACAAGTAGGGGATATCAAGGACTCTTGCACCGTAACCATGATGGCACTCGCAGGGGATCAAATCTCAGGGCGGAAAGAAAATCAGAATGGGAGCTTACCATACAAGGACCTCCACAACCTAATGGTCGAGGGATTCACTCTCTCCTATCCATCCTACATTTTTGAGGGAAGATCCTTTCCATGTTACTTCTTAAGTTTTGGATACCGAAAGGAGTATTGCGGCTATTATTTCC GCACCCCTAATTCTTCGTGGGCCATGCATTGGCTTGCGGCACCTGTAGGTCGGAGCCTCGCCTTTCCCTTAG CCAACTACGTCGCAGCAAAATTCATAGTCGGAGCTCCATGTGTGTTGATACTTCTAATCTATAAGTGGATGAGAAGGCACCGGGCGATGGACGCAAACATTGAAGAATTCCTACAAGTTCAAAACAACTTTTtgcccataaggtactcttactcgGATATCAAGaagattacaaaaaatttcaaatgcaaatTAGGTGAGGGGGGATATGGCTCTGTGTATAGAGGAATCCTTAGAAGTGGCAATGAAGTTGCGgttaaaattttgaacaaacCAGAATCTAACGGCCAAGATTTTATTAGCGAAGTGGCCACAATTGGAAGGATCCACCATGTCAATGTGGTGCAACTTGTTGGTTTTTGCTTCGATTACTCCAAACAAGCTCTGGTCTATGATTTCATGCCGAATGGCTCTTTGGATAAACACATTTCGAATAAGGATGGTGATGATCCTCTTGATTATAAGAAAATGCATGAGATCTCTCTTGGCATAGCTAGAGGGATAGAGTATCTCCATCGGGGATGCGATATGCAAATTCTACACTTTGACATCAAGCCGCACAACATTCTCCTAGACCAAAGTTTCACTCCGAAAatttctgactttggacttgcaaaACTTTATCCCATTGGTCATAGCATAGTATCGTTGACTGCagcaagaggaaccttgggTTATATGGCGCCTGAGCTATTCTACAAAGACATTGGTGGCATTTCTTATAAAGCTGATGTTTACAGTTTTGGGATGatgttgatggaaatggccCGTAGAAGGAGAAATATAAATGCACATGCAGAGCATTCAagtcaaatttactttcctCGATGGATTTATGATCAACTCAGCAAAGAAAAGGAGATTGAAAGGGTAGAAGTcatagaagaggaaagagaaacgAGGAAGATGATAATCGTTGCGCTATGGTGCATACAGCTAAGCCCTAATGATCGGCCGTCAATGAGGACAGTCCTAGATATGCTTGAAGGAGATATCGATAAACTACAACTGCCTCCAAAACCACTTTGGTATCCTGGAGAGGCACCGACTAATGATGACAACAATGAGATAGAACTTGAAATGGTCTCATCTTCGTCAAGTGCTCCGATAATTTCTAGCAGTTACCAATTTGACCACGACAATGAGTTTACGAAATCATGTATTGTGTGA
- the LOC104416593 gene encoding rust resistance kinase Lr10 isoform X3 → MKCSQPITSTSYIDTKPCIEGYAASTPPYFSPTKVYSYAVLGDLQVGDIKDSCTVTMMALAGDQISGRKENQNGSLPYKDLHNLMVEGFTLSYPSYIFEGRSFPCYFLSFGYRKEYCGYYFRTPNSSWAMHWLAAPVGRSLAFPLANYVAAKFIVGAPCVLILLIYKWMRRHRAMDANIEEFLQVQNNFLPIRYSYSDIKKITKNFKCKLGEGGYGSVYRGILRSGNEVAVKILNKPESNGQDFISEVATIGRIHHVNVVQLVGFCFDYSKQALVYDFMPNGSLDKHISNKDGDDPLDYKKMHEISLGIARGIEYLHRGCDMQILHFDIKPHNILLDQSFTPKISDFGLAKLYPIGHSIVSLTAARGTLGYMAPELFYKDIGGISYKADVYSFGMMLMEMARRRRNINAHAEHSSQIYFPRWIYDQLSKEKEIERVEVIEEERETRKMIIVALWCIQLSPNDRPSMRTVLDMLEGDIDKLQLPPKPLWYPGEAPTNDDNNEIELEMVSSSSSAPIISSSYQFDHDNEFTKSCIV, encoded by the exons ATGAAGTGCTCGCAACCTATTACATCTACTTCGTATATTGATACCAAACCTTGTATTGAGGGATACGCTGCCAGCACACCTCCTTATTTTTCCCCAACGAAGGTGTACTCATACGCTGTACTCGGAGATCTACAAGTAGGGGATATCAAGGACTCTTGCACCGTAACCATGATGGCACTCGCAGGGGATCAAATCTCAGGGCGGAAAGAAAATCAGAATGGGAGCTTACCATACAAGGACCTCCACAACCTAATGGTCGAGGGATTCACTCTCTCCTATCCATCCTACATTTTTGAGGGAAGATCCTTTCCATGTTACTTCTTAAGTTTTGGATACCGAAAGGAGTATTGCGGCTATTATTTCC GCACCCCTAATTCTTCGTGGGCCATGCATTGGCTTGCGGCACCTGTAGGTCGGAGCCTCGCCTTTCCCTTAG CCAACTACGTCGCAGCAAAATTCATAGTCGGAGCTCCATGTGTGTTGATACTTCTAATCTATAAGTGGATGAGAAGGCACCGGGCGATGGACGCAAACATTGAAGAATTCCTACAAGTTCAAAACAACTTTTtgcccataaggtactcttactcgGATATCAAGaagattacaaaaaatttcaaatgcaaatTAGGTGAGGGGGGATATGGCTCTGTGTATAGAGGAATCCTTAGAAGTGGCAATGAAGTTGCGgttaaaattttgaacaaacCAGAATCTAACGGCCAAGATTTTATTAGCGAAGTGGCCACAATTGGAAGGATCCACCATGTCAATGTGGTGCAACTTGTTGGTTTTTGCTTCGATTACTCCAAACAAGCTCTGGTCTATGATTTCATGCCGAATGGCTCTTTGGATAAACACATTTCGAATAAGGATGGTGATGATCCTCTTGATTATAAGAAAATGCATGAGATCTCTCTTGGCATAGCTAGAGGGATAGAGTATCTCCATCGGGGATGCGATATGCAAATTCTACACTTTGACATCAAGCCGCACAACATTCTCCTAGACCAAAGTTTCACTCCGAAAatttctgactttggacttgcaaaACTTTATCCCATTGGTCATAGCATAGTATCGTTGACTGCagcaagaggaaccttgggTTATATGGCGCCTGAGCTATTCTACAAAGACATTGGTGGCATTTCTTATAAAGCTGATGTTTACAGTTTTGGGATGatgttgatggaaatggccCGTAGAAGGAGAAATATAAATGCACATGCAGAGCATTCAagtcaaatttactttcctCGATGGATTTATGATCAACTCAGCAAAGAAAAGGAGATTGAAAGGGTAGAAGTcatagaagaggaaagagaaacgAGGAAGATGATAATCGTTGCGCTATGGTGCATACAGCTAAGCCCTAATGATCGGCCGTCAATGAGGACAGTCCTAGATATGCTTGAAGGAGATATCGATAAACTACAACTGCCTCCAAAACCACTTTGGTATCCTGGAGAGGCACCGACTAATGATGACAACAATGAGATAGAACTTGAAATGGTCTCATCTTCGTCAAGTGCTCCGATAATTTCTAGCAGTTACCAATTTGACCACGACAATGAGTTTACGAAATCATGTATTGTGTGA
- the LOC104457045 gene encoding sugar transporter ERD6-like 7 isoform X1, with translation MAINEDIENQETGDRGVRERLLVPQEKDRAGKDEGTDKGRLWMVYFTTFVAVCGSYELGTCAGYSSPTQDAIVEELSLSTAENSVVQDSLRVLALGFSHIMDGGRDSKNICLKMQTMRIASALCVAGWLAIYFAEGALALDIRRLATGYGMGVFSYVLMIVAGVSVSFIIGTVLAWRVLALIGLIPCAVLLFGLFFTPESPRWLAKTSREKEFEAALQKLRGKDADISEEAAEIQDYIETLQLLLKANILDLFQRRYLSSVIIGVGLMVVQQFGGINGVCFYTSNIFEEAGFSSSVGTITYAILQVIATAIVAALVDRAGRKPLLLISGTGLVLGCIVTALSFFLKVHDLAADAVPILAVTGILLYIAAFSAGMGAVPWVVMSEIFPINIKGVAGGFATLVNWFGAWAVSYTFNYLMSWSSYGTFLLYAVINATGMVFVITVVPETKGRSLEQIQAAINRE, from the exons ATGGCGATTAACGAGGAcattgaaaatcaagaaactGGGGACAGAGGAGTAAGAGAGCGGCTCCTCGTGCCGCAAGAGAAGGACCGAGCTGGCAAAGATGAGGGAACCGATAAGGGTCGTCTGTGGATGGTCTATTTCACCACATTCGTTGCAGTTTGCGGTTCCTATGAATTGGGGACCTGC GCAGGTTATTCATCACCAACTCAGGATGCTATAGTGGAGGAACTTAGTCTCTCTACAGCTGAG AACAGTGTTGTTCAAGACTCTTTGAGAGTTTTAGCTTTGGGATTTAGTCATATCATGGACGGAGGACGTGACAGCAAAAACATTTGCCTCAAAATGCAGACAATGAGAATAGCGAGTGCTCTTTGTGTAGCAGGATGGCTTGCTATTTACTTTGCTGAG GGAGCACTGGCTCTGGATATCAGAAGATTGGCCACGGGATATGGAATGGGAGTCTTTTCCTATGTG CTTATGATCGTTGCTGGAGTGTCTGTTTCCTTCATTATCGGGACAGTATTAGCTTGGAGGGTTTTGGCATTAATTG GTCTAATCCCCTGTGCAGTCCTACTGTTCGGCCTGTTTTTCACTCCAGAGTCTCCTAGATGGCTG GCGAAAACAAGCCGCGAAAAGGAGTTTGAAGCCGCGCTGCAGAAACTCCGTGGAAAGGATGCGGACATTTCTGAAGAGGCTGCTGAAATACAA GACTACATCGAAACTCTTCAACTGCTCCTGAAAGCCAACATTCTCGATTTATTTCAGAGAAGATATCTGAGCTCTGTCATC ATTGGTGTTGGATTGATGGTCGTCCAGCAGTTTGGAGGGATAAATGGCGTCTGTTTCTATACAAGCAATATTTTTGAGGAAGCAG GTTTCTCCTCCAGTGTTGGAACCATAACTTATGCAATCCTCCAG GTTATTGCCACGGCTATTGTCGCTGCACTAGTCGATAGAGCTGGAAGAAAGCCCCTTCTCTTG ATCTCGGGGACAGGATTGGTCCTGGGATGCATAGTAACTGCCCTTTCATTCTTTCTAAAG GTTCATGATCTGGCAGCTGATGCTGTCCCAATACTTGCCGTCACCGGCATTCTG CTATACATAGCAGCATTTTCGGCTGGAATGGGCGCAGTTCCTTGGGTCGTGATGTCTGAG ATTTTCCCCATCAATATCAAAGGAGTAGCTGGAGGTTTCGCAACACTTGTGAACTGGTTCGGCGCTTGGGCAGTTTCCTACACTTTCAACTACTTAATGAGCTGGAGCTCCTACG GTACCTTCCTTCTTTATGCAGTGATTAACGCCACAGGGATGGTGTTCGTGATCACGGTGGTCCCTGAAACGAAAGGGAGGAGTCTTGAGCAGATTCAAGCAGCTATCAACAGAGAATGA
- the LOC104416593 gene encoding rust resistance kinase Lr10 isoform X1, with the protein MIISRSSIFMLPVLLLISHVLLLLGTSCHAKKNHLCAPSACGEIRNISYPFRLKGDPKNCGKSLFELACENNRTVLHLHASRYYVKSIHYSDYFNKDIFGGNITVVDDGLQKNNCSSLPRYSLAHSNLSLYDRSNIFEAPSSVSVAFMKCSQPITSTSYIDTKPCIEGYAASTPPYFSPTKVYSYAVLGDLQVGDIKDSCTVTMMALAGDQISGRKENQNGSLPYKDLHNLMVEGFTLSYPSYIFEGRSFPCYFLSFGYRKEYCGYYFRTPNSSWAMHWLAAPVGRSLAFPLANYVAAKFIVGAPCVLILLIYKWMRRHRAMDANIEEFLQVQNNFLPIRYSYSDIKKITKNFKCKLGEGGYGSVYRGILRSGNEVAVKILNKPESNGQDFISEVATIGRIHHVNVVQLVGFCFDYSKQALVYDFMPNGSLDKHISNKDGDDPLDYKKMHEISLGIARGIEYLHRGCDMQILHFDIKPHNILLDQSFTPKISDFGLAKLYPIGHSIVSLTAARGTLGYMAPELFYKDIGGISYKADVYSFGMMLMEMARRRRNINAHAEHSSQIYFPRWIYDQLSKEKEIERVEVIEEERETRKMIIVALWCIQLSPNDRPSMRTVLDMLEGDIDKLQLPPKPLWYPGEAPTNDDNNEIELEMVSSSSSAPIISSSYQFDHDNEFTKSCIV; encoded by the exons ATGATTATTTCTCGCAGCTCGATATTCATGCTCCCTGTTTTACTTCTCATATCGCATGTTCTGCTATTGTTAGGGACGAGCTGCCATGCGAAGAAGAATCACTTGTGTGCCCCTTCAGCTTGCGGTGAGATCCGTAACATAAGTTATCCTTTTCGATTGAAAGGCGATCCAAAAAACTGCGGTAAGTCTCTCTTTGAGCTAGCTTGTGAAAATAACCGCACTGTTCTACATCTACATGCCAGCCGATATTATGTAAAGTCGATCCATTATAGTGACTATTTTAATAAAGATATATTCGGTGGTAATATCACGGTGGTTGACGATGGACTGCAAAAGAATAATTGCTCGTCCCTTCCTCGTTACTCATTGGCGCACTCCAACCTCAGTTTATATGATCGATCCAACATTTTTGAGGCACCCTCATCAGTGTCCGTGGCCTTCATGAAGTGCTCGCAACCTATTACATCTACTTCGTATATTGATACCAAACCTTGTATTGAGGGATACGCTGCCAGCACACCTCCTTATTTTTCCCCAACGAAGGTGTACTCATACGCTGTACTCGGAGATCTACAAGTAGGGGATATCAAGGACTCTTGCACCGTAACCATGATGGCACTCGCAGGGGATCAAATCTCAGGGCGGAAAGAAAATCAGAATGGGAGCTTACCATACAAGGACCTCCACAACCTAATGGTCGAGGGATTCACTCTCTCCTATCCATCCTACATTTTTGAGGGAAGATCCTTTCCATGTTACTTCTTAAGTTTTGGATACCGAAAGGAGTATTGCGGCTATTATTTCC GCACCCCTAATTCTTCGTGGGCCATGCATTGGCTTGCGGCACCTGTAGGTCGGAGCCTCGCCTTTCCCTTAG CCAACTACGTCGCAGCAAAATTCATAGTCGGAGCTCCATGTGTGTTGATACTTCTAATCTATAAGTGGATGAGAAGGCACCGGGCGATGGACGCAAACATTGAAGAATTCCTACAAGTTCAAAACAACTTTTtgcccataaggtactcttactcgGATATCAAGaagattacaaaaaatttcaaatgcaaatTAGGTGAGGGGGGATATGGCTCTGTGTATAGAGGAATCCTTAGAAGTGGCAATGAAGTTGCGgttaaaattttgaacaaacCAGAATCTAACGGCCAAGATTTTATTAGCGAAGTGGCCACAATTGGAAGGATCCACCATGTCAATGTGGTGCAACTTGTTGGTTTTTGCTTCGATTACTCCAAACAAGCTCTGGTCTATGATTTCATGCCGAATGGCTCTTTGGATAAACACATTTCGAATAAGGATGGTGATGATCCTCTTGATTATAAGAAAATGCATGAGATCTCTCTTGGCATAGCTAGAGGGATAGAGTATCTCCATCGGGGATGCGATATGCAAATTCTACACTTTGACATCAAGCCGCACAACATTCTCCTAGACCAAAGTTTCACTCCGAAAatttctgactttggacttgcaaaACTTTATCCCATTGGTCATAGCATAGTATCGTTGACTGCagcaagaggaaccttgggTTATATGGCGCCTGAGCTATTCTACAAAGACATTGGTGGCATTTCTTATAAAGCTGATGTTTACAGTTTTGGGATGatgttgatggaaatggccCGTAGAAGGAGAAATATAAATGCACATGCAGAGCATTCAagtcaaatttactttcctCGATGGATTTATGATCAACTCAGCAAAGAAAAGGAGATTGAAAGGGTAGAAGTcatagaagaggaaagagaaacgAGGAAGATGATAATCGTTGCGCTATGGTGCATACAGCTAAGCCCTAATGATCGGCCGTCAATGAGGACAGTCCTAGATATGCTTGAAGGAGATATCGATAAACTACAACTGCCTCCAAAACCACTTTGGTATCCTGGAGAGGCACCGACTAATGATGACAACAATGAGATAGAACTTGAAATGGTCTCATCTTCGTCAAGTGCTCCGATAATTTCTAGCAGTTACCAATTTGACCACGACAATGAGTTTACGAAATCATGTATTGTGTGA
- the LOC104457045 gene encoding sugar transporter ERD6-like 7 isoform X2 → MAINEDIENQETGDRGVRERLLVPQEKDRAGKDEGTDKGRLWMVYFTTFVAVCGSYELGTCAGYSSPTQDAIVEELSLSTAENSVVQDSLRVLALGFSHIMDGGRDSKNICLKMQTMRIASALCVAGWLAIYFAEGALALDIRRLATGYGMGVFSYVLMIVAGVSVSFIIGTVLAWRVLALIGLIPCAVLLFGLFFTPESPRWLAKTSREKEFEAALQKLRGKDADISEEAAEIQDYIETLQLLLKANILDLFQRRYLSSVIIGVGLMVVQQFGGINGVCFYTSNIFEEAGFSSSVGTITYAILQVIATAIVAALVDRAGRKPLLLISGTGLVLGCIVTALSFFLKVHDLAADAVPILAVTGILHFRLEWAQFLGS, encoded by the exons ATGGCGATTAACGAGGAcattgaaaatcaagaaactGGGGACAGAGGAGTAAGAGAGCGGCTCCTCGTGCCGCAAGAGAAGGACCGAGCTGGCAAAGATGAGGGAACCGATAAGGGTCGTCTGTGGATGGTCTATTTCACCACATTCGTTGCAGTTTGCGGTTCCTATGAATTGGGGACCTGC GCAGGTTATTCATCACCAACTCAGGATGCTATAGTGGAGGAACTTAGTCTCTCTACAGCTGAG AACAGTGTTGTTCAAGACTCTTTGAGAGTTTTAGCTTTGGGATTTAGTCATATCATGGACGGAGGACGTGACAGCAAAAACATTTGCCTCAAAATGCAGACAATGAGAATAGCGAGTGCTCTTTGTGTAGCAGGATGGCTTGCTATTTACTTTGCTGAG GGAGCACTGGCTCTGGATATCAGAAGATTGGCCACGGGATATGGAATGGGAGTCTTTTCCTATGTG CTTATGATCGTTGCTGGAGTGTCTGTTTCCTTCATTATCGGGACAGTATTAGCTTGGAGGGTTTTGGCATTAATTG GTCTAATCCCCTGTGCAGTCCTACTGTTCGGCCTGTTTTTCACTCCAGAGTCTCCTAGATGGCTG GCGAAAACAAGCCGCGAAAAGGAGTTTGAAGCCGCGCTGCAGAAACTCCGTGGAAAGGATGCGGACATTTCTGAAGAGGCTGCTGAAATACAA GACTACATCGAAACTCTTCAACTGCTCCTGAAAGCCAACATTCTCGATTTATTTCAGAGAAGATATCTGAGCTCTGTCATC ATTGGTGTTGGATTGATGGTCGTCCAGCAGTTTGGAGGGATAAATGGCGTCTGTTTCTATACAAGCAATATTTTTGAGGAAGCAG GTTTCTCCTCCAGTGTTGGAACCATAACTTATGCAATCCTCCAG GTTATTGCCACGGCTATTGTCGCTGCACTAGTCGATAGAGCTGGAAGAAAGCCCCTTCTCTTG ATCTCGGGGACAGGATTGGTCCTGGGATGCATAGTAACTGCCCTTTCATTCTTTCTAAAG GTTCATGATCTGGCAGCTGATGCTGTCCCAATACTTGCCGTCACCGGCATTCTG CATTTTCGGCTGGAATGGGCGCAGTTCCTTGGGTCGTGA
- the LOC104457043 gene encoding UDP-glucose:glycoprotein glucosyltransferase-like: protein MAVSSLVTFPNIKPEDMDAEAQSSSLRPINIFSIASGHLYERFLKIMILSVLKNTQRPVKFWFIKNYLSPQFKDVIPHMAHEYGFDYALITYKWPTWLHKQKEKQRIIWAYKILFLDVIFPVSLEKVIFVDADQVVRADMGELYDMDLKGRPLAYTPFVTTRRRWMDIAFGDNALYVVDLEKFRETAAGDNLRVFYESLSKDPNSLSNLDQDLPNYAQHTVPIFSLPQEWSWCESWCGTATKSKAKTIDLCNNPMTKEPSFRVRRE, encoded by the exons ATGGCGGTTAGTTCTCTTGTAACCTTCCCGAACATCAAGCCAGAAGACATGGATGCCGAGGCACAATCAAGCAGTTTGCGCCCGATTAACATTTTTTCTATTGCTTCTGGACACCT GTATGAACgttttttgaaaatcatgatcttGAGTGTCCTCAAGAATACACAGCGCCCTGTAAAATTCTGGTTCATAAAGAATTATCTCTCCCCACAATTTAAG GATGTGATCCCACATATGGCTCATGAGTATGGTTTTGATTATGCATTAATCACCTACAAGTGGCCTACATGGCTACATAAGCagaaggaaaagcaaaggaTTATATGGGCatataaaattttgttcctAGATGTTATCTTTCCCGTTTCTCTAGAGAAG GTTATATTTGTTGATGCAGATCAGGTGGTGCGAGCAGACATGGGAGAACTTTATGACATGGATCTGAAAGGAAGACCGCTTGCATATACTCCTTTTGTGACAACAAGAAGGAGATGGATGGATATCGCTTTTGGAGACAA TGCACTGTACGTTGTTGATTTGGAGAAATTTCGAGAGACTGCGGCAGGAGATAACCTGAGAGTGTTCTATGAATCTCTCAGCAAGGATCCAAACAGTCTGTCCAATCTTGATCAG GACCTCCCGAATTATGCTCAGCACACCGTGCCTATCTTCTCATTACCCCAAGAATGGTCGTGGTGTGAGTCGTGGTGTGGTACAGCCACTAAATCCAAGGCAAAGACCATTGATCTTTGCAACAATCCTATGACGAAGGAACCAAGCTTCAG GGTGCGAAGAGAATAG